One window of Marinobacterium aestuarii genomic DNA carries:
- the choX gene encoding choline ABC transporter substrate-binding protein, with protein MNVKYEMTFKRCALAGAMALGLAATAQAAAAAEAPQCEQVRLTDPGWTDISVTNALAGTVLRGLGYRPSVDLLAVPIGFESLKKGEIDVFLGNWMPAQQGFIDKYGPELDLVRSNLEGAKFTLAVPTYVYDSGITTFADLGSRGDDFRQRIYGIDPGAPANSLLQGMIDKGDFGLEGWKLIESGEQAMLSQVSRAVRKNESIVFLGWAPHPMNLRVDMRYLAGGDEYFGPNYGGASIHTVTRKGYSAECPNVGTLLSNLEFSLDMESAIMGAILEDGKKADLAASEWLKANPEVLAGWLENVTTRDGQPGLAAVQNHLGL; from the coding sequence ATGAATGTGAAATATGAAATGACCTTTAAACGCTGTGCGCTGGCCGGCGCCATGGCGCTTGGGCTGGCTGCAACGGCACAGGCTGCCGCAGCCGCCGAGGCCCCGCAGTGCGAGCAGGTTCGCCTGACCGATCCCGGCTGGACCGATATCAGCGTCACCAACGCACTCGCCGGCACAGTGCTCAGGGGGCTGGGCTACAGGCCCTCAGTGGATTTGCTGGCGGTCCCGATTGGTTTTGAAAGCCTGAAGAAAGGCGAGATCGATGTATTTCTGGGCAACTGGATGCCGGCGCAGCAGGGCTTTATCGACAAGTACGGCCCTGAGCTGGATCTGGTACGCAGCAATCTTGAAGGCGCAAAGTTCACCCTCGCGGTGCCGACCTATGTGTATGACAGCGGTATCACCACCTTTGCGGATCTTGGCAGCCGGGGCGATGATTTTCGCCAGCGCATCTATGGTATAGACCCGGGTGCGCCGGCCAATAGCCTGTTGCAGGGCATGATCGACAAGGGGGACTTTGGTCTTGAGGGCTGGAAACTGATTGAATCCGGCGAGCAGGCCATGCTGAGTCAGGTGAGCCGGGCGGTACGCAAGAATGAGTCCATTGTCTTTCTGGGTTGGGCGCCGCACCCGATGAATCTGCGGGTCGACATGCGCTACCTGGCAGGTGGCGATGAATACTTCGGCCCCAACTATGGCGGTGCCAGTATCCATACGGTTACGCGCAAGGGTTACAGCGCCGAATGTCCCAATGTGGGCACGCTGCTGAGCAATCTGGAATTCAGCCTGGACATGGAAAGCGCCATCATGGGTGCCATTCTGGAAGACGGCAAGAAGGCGGATCTGGCTGCGAGCGAATGGCTCAAGGCGAATCCTGAGGTGCTGGCAGGCTGGCTGGAAAACGTCACTACCCGTGACGGTCAGCCGGGACTGGCGGCAGTGCAAAACCATCTTGGGCTTTGA
- the betC gene encoding choline-sulfatase, whose product MSKTKPNILFIMADQLAASALPVYGHPLVKTPNLSALAEQGVVFDSAYCNSPLCAPSRFVLMSGRLPSKIGAYDNAAELPADVPTFAHYLRHLGYRTALSGKMHFCGPDQLHGFEERLTSDIYPADFGWAVNWDEFEARPTWYHNMSSVTQAGPCVRTNQLDFDDEVVFNARRYLYDHARSSDDRPFCLTVSMTHPHDPYAIPQEYWDRYDNDDIDLPDVHIAPEDQDPHSARLRFVYEMDKTEITEQQIRNARRAYYGAISYVDDQIGTLLKTLKETGLDENTIIVFSGDHGDMLGERGLWYKMSWFENSARVPMIVHAPAHFDAARISASVSTLDLLPTFVDMASNGEFSGYATPIEGRSLVPHLQGAKGHDEVIGEYMAEGTIAPVLMIRRDNYKFIYCSTDPAQLYDLDADPKELNNLAQDAVQAGLVAALMQEVSARWDMDALHQDVLWSQRRRRLVADALSKGKVTSWDHQPFVDASVQYMRNTIDLDDLERRSRFPHLD is encoded by the coding sequence ATGAGTAAAACCAAACCCAATATTCTGTTCATTATGGCCGACCAGCTGGCTGCATCGGCGTTGCCGGTATACGGTCACCCACTGGTGAAGACACCCAATCTCAGTGCGCTGGCCGAGCAGGGCGTGGTGTTCGATTCTGCCTATTGCAACAGCCCGCTCTGTGCACCGTCCCGTTTCGTACTGATGTCCGGCCGCCTGCCATCCAAAATCGGCGCCTACGACAACGCGGCCGAGCTGCCGGCCGATGTGCCGACCTTTGCCCATTATCTGCGCCATCTGGGCTATCGCACGGCGCTGTCGGGCAAGATGCATTTCTGCGGCCCGGATCAGCTTCACGGCTTTGAAGAGCGCCTGACCAGCGATATCTATCCGGCGGACTTTGGCTGGGCGGTGAACTGGGACGAATTTGAAGCCCGCCCGACCTGGTATCACAATATGTCGTCGGTGACCCAGGCCGGTCCCTGTGTGCGCACCAACCAGCTGGATTTTGACGATGAGGTGGTGTTTAACGCCCGCCGTTATCTGTATGACCATGCCCGCAGCAGCGATGATCGTCCGTTCTGCCTGACCGTCTCCATGACCCACCCCCACGACCCCTATGCGATTCCGCAGGAGTACTGGGACCGCTACGACAATGACGATATCGACCTGCCGGACGTCCATATAGCGCCTGAAGATCAGGACCCGCACTCGGCGCGCCTGCGTTTCGTTTACGAAATGGACAAGACCGAAATCACCGAGCAGCAGATTCGCAACGCACGCCGGGCCTATTACGGTGCCATCAGCTATGTCGACGATCAGATCGGCACTCTGCTGAAAACCCTGAAGGAAACCGGGCTGGATGAAAACACCATCATCGTGTTCTCCGGCGATCATGGCGACATGCTCGGTGAGCGTGGTCTCTGGTACAAGATGAGCTGGTTCGAAAATTCCGCCCGCGTACCGATGATCGTGCATGCGCCGGCCCATTTCGATGCCGCGCGCATCAGCGCCAGCGTCTCGACCCTCGATCTGCTGCCCACCTTTGTCGACATGGCCAGCAACGGCGAATTCAGCGGCTATGCCACCCCGATCGAGGGGCGCAGCCTGGTGCCTCATCTGCAGGGCGCCAAGGGGCATGATGAAGTAATCGGCGAGTATATGGCCGAGGGCACTATCGCCCCTGTGCTGATGATCAGGCGTGACAACTACAAGTTCATTTACTGCTCCACGGACCCGGCCCAGCTGTATGACCTAGACGCTGACCCGAAGGAACTGAACAATCTGGCGCAGGATGCCGTCCAGGCGGGTCTGGTGGCGGCGCTTATGCAGGAAGTCAGTGCGCGCTGGGATATGGATGCGCTGCATCAGGATGTGCTCTGGAGCCAGCGCCGCCGTCGCCTGGTGGCCGATGCGCTGAGCAAAGGCAAGGTCACGTCCTGGGATCATCAGCCTTTCGTCGATGCCAGTGTCCAGTACATGCGCAATACCATCGACCTGGATGATCTGGAGCGCCGCTCGCGCTTCCCCCATCTCGACTGA
- a CDS encoding choline sulfate utilization transcriptional regulator, with translation MSKPGFLPPTASLQAFEAAARLHNFTAAARELDSTQSAISQHISRLEEALGVQLFQRLHRGVRLTAGGELLFDAVSESLQRLHKGIAAVQQKQAKEIINVATDFALAAFWLVPRLADFRALHPGTEVRVITAQHQITPDQADIDIAINFGDGSEAPGRSVQLFDERVVPVCSPALRERWEHSGPTLTRMPLLQLEADHNARWFNWSRLFAALDIQETPREPDLVFNNYTLLLQAAIAGQGVAIGWRPLVDSMLDSGLLLSLLDEPVSSHYGYYLILPRARKLSPIVQHFADWLRVQASPD, from the coding sequence ATGTCAAAGCCCGGTTTTCTGCCGCCCACTGCGAGCCTGCAGGCCTTCGAGGCCGCCGCACGACTGCACAACTTTACCGCGGCGGCGCGGGAACTCGACAGCACCCAGTCGGCCATCAGTCAGCATATCAGCCGGCTTGAAGAGGCCCTGGGAGTGCAGCTGTTCCAGCGCCTGCACCGGGGCGTGCGTCTGACCGCCGGCGGCGAGCTGCTGTTTGACGCCGTGAGCGAGAGCCTGCAACGCCTGCACAAAGGCATTGCCGCGGTACAGCAGAAACAGGCCAAGGAGATTATCAATGTCGCCACGGACTTTGCCCTGGCGGCCTTCTGGCTGGTACCGCGCCTGGCAGACTTCAGAGCCCTCCACCCCGGCACCGAAGTCCGGGTTATCACCGCGCAGCACCAGATCACACCGGACCAGGCCGATATTGATATCGCCATCAACTTCGGCGATGGCAGCGAAGCACCCGGGCGCAGCGTGCAGTTATTCGATGAACGGGTGGTGCCCGTCTGCAGCCCGGCACTGCGAGAACGCTGGGAGCATAGCGGGCCAACACTGACCCGGATGCCCTTGCTGCAACTGGAAGCGGATCATAATGCACGCTGGTTTAACTGGTCACGGCTGTTTGCGGCGCTCGATATTCAAGAAACGCCGCGCGAGCCTGATCTGGTGTTCAACAACTACACCCTGCTGCTGCAGGCCGCCATCGCCGGCCAGGGGGTTGCCATCGGCTGGCGCCCGCTGGTGGACTCCATGCTCGACAGCGGCCTGCTGCTATCGCTGCTGGACGAGCCTGTCAGCTCGCACTACGGTTATTACCTGATATTGCCCCGGGCGCGAAAACTGTCACCCATAGTGCAGCATTTCGCCGATTGGCTGCGGGTTCAAGCCAGCCCAGACTAA
- a CDS encoding aldo/keto reductase translates to MHTRILGKTGLLVSEVGLGCWQLGGDFGPVPETRATQILDAAWEQGLSLWDTADVYGAGESEQRIGDWRGRTGHPATVITKLGRDAALYPSGYTKAGVRASLQASARRLGVETLTLAQLHCVPFEVLRDGEIFSWLDELCSEGLIQHYGASVETLEEGLHCLAQPNLASLQIIFNLFRQDAITELLPAAQKANVGVIVRLPLASGLLSGKFGLDHRFAEQDHRNFNRDGQAFNVGETFSGLPFETAVTLVARLQTYVPQNITLAQLALRWILDQPAVSTVIAGASKPGQVAANGAASALAPLSPELHKQLFAFYQREVRAQVRGRI, encoded by the coding sequence ATGCATACACGGATCTTGGGCAAGACGGGGTTGCTGGTCAGCGAGGTAGGCCTGGGGTGCTGGCAACTGGGCGGGGATTTCGGGCCTGTGCCTGAGACCCGGGCGACGCAAATTCTGGATGCCGCCTGGGAGCAGGGCCTAAGCCTGTGGGACACCGCCGATGTCTATGGGGCCGGGGAGAGCGAGCAGCGCATCGGTGACTGGCGGGGCAGAACGGGCCATCCGGCCACGGTGATTACCAAGCTGGGGCGCGATGCAGCCCTCTATCCGTCGGGTTACACCAAGGCCGGTGTTCGCGCCAGTCTGCAGGCGTCAGCACGGCGCCTGGGTGTGGAGACTCTGACGCTGGCGCAGCTGCATTGCGTGCCCTTTGAGGTACTGCGCGATGGCGAGATCTTTAGCTGGCTGGATGAGCTGTGCAGCGAAGGCCTGATTCAGCATTATGGCGCCAGTGTTGAAACCCTGGAGGAGGGGCTGCACTGCCTGGCCCAGCCCAATCTTGCCAGCCTGCAGATCATCTTTAACCTGTTTCGCCAGGATGCCATCACCGAATTGCTGCCCGCCGCCCAAAAAGCCAATGTGGGTGTGATTGTGCGCCTGCCACTGGCCAGCGGCTTGCTGTCGGGGAAATTCGGGCTCGATCATCGCTTTGCCGAACAGGATCACCGCAATTTCAACCGCGATGGCCAGGCGTTCAATGTGGGTGAAACCTTCTCTGGTTTGCCATTTGAAACTGCCGTGACTCTGGTCGCAAGATTGCAAACCTATGTGCCGCAGAACATAACGCTGGCGCAGTTGGCACTGCGCTGGATACTGGATCAGCCGGCGGTATCGACGGTGATTGCCGGTGCCAGCAAGCCTGGGCAGGTGGCGGCGAATGGGGCGGCCAGTGCTTTGGCTCCACTGTCGCCCGAGCTGCATAAGCAGCTGTTTGCATTCTACCAGCGCGAGGTCAGAGCCCAGGTGCGTGGCCGTATCTGA
- a CDS encoding LysR family transcriptional regulator, which yields MKKPNRSNAMQAGITEFVAVAQAGSFTAAAHALDTSKSRLSQAVSRLEQELGVTLLQRTTRRISLTDVGDAFYQQCRQGLDLLRLAVDDAQTQQQQISGSIRINSVGGILGEQWLSPILLRFMALYPQITIDLDFSSHRVDLISDQFDLVVRMGELPDSSLIARPLQQLESIVCASPDFIARHGMPLHPDGLSQRPAALGSLTRYHFSHSGSSDALVPQQDSIEWHANSRLRCRNGHVMKQAALQGTAFTILPRIYLQAALERGTLVQLLPGWVLKPAILSLVYPQHRYRLRRVELLVDFLTEELRKPIRLPRQQDH from the coding sequence ATGAAAAAGCCCAACAGGAGCAACGCCATGCAGGCCGGCATTACCGAGTTTGTTGCCGTGGCACAGGCGGGCAGCTTCACCGCTGCTGCCCATGCCCTGGATACATCCAAATCGCGCCTGTCCCAGGCCGTCAGCAGGCTGGAGCAGGAACTGGGCGTTACTCTGCTGCAGCGCACAACAAGGCGCATCAGCCTGACCGACGTCGGTGACGCCTTTTACCAGCAATGCCGCCAGGGGCTGGATCTGCTGCGCCTGGCGGTGGATGACGCCCAGACACAGCAACAGCAGATAAGCGGTAGCATTCGCATCAACTCCGTGGGCGGTATCCTCGGTGAACAATGGCTCAGCCCGATACTGCTGCGCTTTATGGCGCTCTATCCGCAGATTACGATTGATCTGGATTTCAGCAGCCATCGGGTGGATCTGATCAGCGACCAGTTCGATCTGGTGGTGCGCATGGGCGAGCTGCCGGATTCCAGCCTGATTGCCCGCCCGCTGCAGCAGCTTGAATCCATTGTCTGCGCCAGCCCGGATTTTATTGCCCGCCATGGCATGCCGCTGCACCCCGACGGGCTGTCGCAACGGCCCGCAGCCCTGGGTTCTTTGACCCGTTACCATTTCAGCCACTCAGGCTCCAGTGATGCCCTGGTCCCGCAGCAGGACAGTATCGAATGGCATGCAAACAGCCGTCTGCGCTGTCGTAATGGCCATGTCATGAAACAGGCGGCATTGCAGGGAACGGCCTTCACCATCCTGCCGCGCATCTACCTGCAGGCCGCCCTTGAACGCGGCACTCTGGTGCAGCTTCTGCCTGGCTGGGTGTTGAAACCCGCGATTCTGTCGCTGGTGTATCCGCAGCACCGCTATCGCCTGCGGCGGGTGGAATTGCTGGTGGATTTTCTCACCGAGGAACTGCGAAAACCCATTCGGTTGCCACGGCAACAGGACCACTAG
- a CDS encoding NUDIX hydrolase, with protein MTTDASATELQPGPIPAASAVLLQNGCALLVQRGQAPNAGCWSFPGGKIQAGETVQQAALRELQEETGVQASAGSILTALDVMGRSGASLDYHYLLVVIYCHWRAGEPRAADDAADARWIPIEQLRRGDYPLTDSVLPVLDLALSHARVT; from the coding sequence ATGACGACTGACGCCAGCGCCACTGAGTTACAGCCAGGGCCCATTCCCGCCGCCAGCGCCGTGCTGCTGCAAAACGGCTGTGCATTGCTGGTGCAGCGTGGCCAGGCCCCCAATGCCGGCTGCTGGAGCTTCCCCGGCGGCAAGATTCAGGCCGGCGAAACCGTGCAGCAGGCGGCGCTGCGCGAACTCCAGGAAGAAACCGGCGTACAGGCAAGCGCAGGCAGCATCCTCACGGCACTTGATGTTATGGGCCGCAGTGGCGCGAGCCTGGATTACCACTACCTGCTGGTGGTGATTTACTGCCACTGGCGCGCAGGCGAGCCCCGCGCTGCGGACGATGCCGCCGATGCCCGCTGGATTCCCATCGAGCAGCTGCGCCGCGGTGACTACCCTCTGACCGACAGCGTGCTGCCGGTGCTGGATCTGGCGCTCTCCCACGCCCGCGTCACCTAA
- a CDS encoding DoxX family protein: MSGVESFNTRVTPWLLSLVRIVSAFLFMQHGGQKLLAFPAPPNNPTEIMSLIGLAGVLELFGGALLLVGLFSRPIAFLLSGMMAVAYFMVHAPQGFWPMLNGGELAAMYSFVFLYLAFAGPGPLSLDRLFGGR; encoded by the coding sequence ATGTCTGGCGTAGAATCATTTAACACCCGCGTTACCCCCTGGCTTCTCAGCCTGGTGCGAATAGTGTCCGCTTTTCTGTTCATGCAGCACGGCGGGCAAAAACTGCTGGCCTTCCCGGCGCCGCCCAACAATCCGACGGAAATCATGTCCCTGATAGGCCTGGCCGGCGTGCTGGAGCTCTTTGGGGGTGCCCTGTTACTGGTAGGGCTGTTCAGTCGCCCGATCGCCTTCCTGCTCAGTGGCATGATGGCTGTGGCCTACTTTATGGTCCATGCCCCGCAGGGCTTCTGGCCGATGCTCAACGGCGGTGAACTGGCGGCAATGTACAGTTTCGTCTTCCTGTATCTGGCCTTTGCCGGCCCAGGGCCGCTGAGCCTGGACCGGCTGTTTGGCGGGCGCTGA
- a CDS encoding aminoacyl-tRNA deacylase, whose protein sequence is MAIAANVKSYLDAQGVQYELIGHYLTGSSHESAEAAHIDEGHIAKAVILTGQQGPVMAVVPGDTWVSLSAVQRMLDRELVLAQENETASLFADCDQGAIPPLGPAYGIETLLDSALESLAFHYFESGDHQTLLKVRGEDFFKLLGGARRGHFSSAD, encoded by the coding sequence ATGGCAATTGCAGCCAACGTAAAAAGCTATCTCGACGCTCAGGGTGTCCAGTACGAACTGATAGGTCACTATCTGACCGGGTCCAGTCATGAAAGCGCTGAAGCTGCCCATATTGATGAGGGGCATATTGCAAAGGCCGTCATTCTGACAGGACAGCAGGGCCCTGTGATGGCCGTTGTGCCGGGTGATACTTGGGTCAGTCTGTCGGCCGTGCAACGGATGCTGGATCGCGAGCTGGTGCTGGCGCAGGAAAATGAAACCGCCAGCCTGTTTGCGGACTGTGATCAAGGGGCGATACCCCCGCTGGGGCCGGCGTATGGCATCGAAACCCTGCTGGATAGTGCGCTGGAGAGTCTGGCGTTTCACTACTTTGAAAGCGGCGATCATCAAACCCTGTTAAAGGTCAGGGGGGAGGACTTTTTCAAGCTGCTTGGGGGTGCCCGCCGCGGTCATTTCTCCAGCGCGGACTGA
- a CDS encoding PolC-type DNA polymerase III produces MFNADTVVILDFETTGLSPDGGDRAIEIGAVRLENGQVTGRFQELMNPGRRVSGFIESYTGISNAMLAEAAGNAEVMARFADFIGDFNLVAHNASFDKRFLDAELARIGRRYPGQFACSMLLARRLFQAAPDYKLGTLVRYANIPVEGVFHRALYDSEMTAKLWLAMLSELSGRCRLGEIPFELLYRISKMPKKSVPGFVATL; encoded by the coding sequence ATGTTCAATGCTGACACTGTGGTGATACTGGATTTCGAGACCACGGGGCTGTCGCCCGACGGCGGGGATCGGGCCATCGAAATTGGTGCCGTGCGACTCGAAAACGGCCAGGTTACCGGGCGTTTCCAGGAGCTGATGAACCCTGGTCGGCGCGTTAGCGGCTTTATCGAAAGCTATACCGGCATCAGTAATGCCATGCTGGCCGAGGCCGCCGGCAACGCCGAGGTCATGGCGCGATTCGCCGATTTCATCGGCGATTTCAATCTGGTGGCGCACAATGCTTCTTTCGACAAGCGCTTTCTGGATGCGGAACTGGCCCGTATCGGCAGGCGTTACCCGGGGCAGTTTGCCTGCTCCATGCTGCTGGCCCGCAGGCTGTTTCAGGCAGCCCCCGACTACAAGCTGGGCACTTTGGTGCGTTATGCCAATATTCCTGTCGAGGGTGTATTTCACCGTGCCCTCTACGATTCCGAGATGACCGCCAAGCTCTGGCTGGCGATGCTGTCCGAGCTGTCGGGCCGCTGTCGTCTGGGCGAGATTCCGTTTGAACTGCTGTACAGGATCAGCAAAATGCCGAAAAAGTCCGTCCCTGGATTTGTAGCGACGCTCTGA
- a CDS encoding helix-turn-helix domain-containing protein: protein MPASAIVAALAYCHGSKTQAAKILGISCANLYDKLKKIS from the coding sequence ATGCCGGCCAGCGCCATTGTTGCTGCCCTGGCCTACTGCCACGGCAGCAAGACTCAAGCGGCAAAAATACTCGGCATATCCTGCGCCAACCTCTACGACAAACTGAAAAAAATCAGCTGA